Proteins from a single region of Streptomyces griseiscabiei:
- a CDS encoding aspartate carbamoyltransferase catalytic subunit: MQRHLISAADLTRDDAVLILDTAEEMARVADRPIKKLPTLRGRTVVNLFFEDSTRTRISFEAAEKRLSADVINFTAKGSSVSKGESLKDTAQTLEAMGVDAVVIRHGASGAPYRLATSGWIDAAVINAGDGTHQHPTQALLDAFTMRRRLVGRDAGLGQDLSGKRITLVGDVLHSRVARSNVDLLHTLGAEVTLVAPPTLVPVGVETWPCEVSYDLDSTLAKSDAVMMLRVQRERMNAAFFPTEREYSRRYGLDGDRMARMPEHAIVMHPGPMVRGMEITAEVADSDRCTVVEQVANGVSIRMAVLYLLLGGNEPAVTHTRTTEEK, translated from the coding sequence ATGCAGCGTCATCTCATCTCGGCCGCCGACCTCACCCGTGACGACGCCGTCCTGATCCTCGACACCGCCGAGGAGATGGCCCGGGTCGCCGACCGGCCGATCAAGAAACTGCCGACCCTGCGCGGCCGCACCGTCGTCAACCTCTTCTTCGAGGACTCCACCCGCACCCGGATCTCCTTCGAGGCCGCCGAGAAGCGCCTCTCGGCGGACGTCATCAACTTCACCGCCAAGGGATCGAGCGTCTCGAAGGGCGAGTCCCTGAAGGACACCGCCCAGACGCTGGAGGCCATGGGCGTGGACGCCGTCGTCATCCGGCACGGCGCCTCGGGGGCCCCGTACCGGCTGGCGACCTCCGGCTGGATCGACGCCGCCGTGATCAACGCGGGCGACGGCACCCACCAGCACCCCACCCAGGCCCTGCTGGACGCCTTCACCATGCGCCGCCGCCTCGTCGGCCGGGACGCCGGGCTCGGGCAGGACCTGTCCGGCAAGCGGATCACGCTCGTCGGCGACGTCCTGCACAGCCGGGTCGCCCGCTCCAACGTCGACCTGCTGCACACCCTCGGCGCCGAGGTCACCCTCGTCGCCCCGCCCACCCTGGTCCCGGTCGGCGTCGAGACCTGGCCCTGCGAGGTGAGCTACGACCTCGACAGCACGCTCGCCAAGTCCGACGCGGTGATGATGCTGCGCGTGCAGCGGGAGCGGATGAACGCCGCGTTCTTCCCCACCGAGCGCGAGTACTCACGGCGCTACGGCCTCGACGGAGACCGGATGGCGCGGATGCCCGAGCACGCCATCGTGATGCACCCCGGCCCGATGGTCCGCGGCATGGAGATCACCGCCGAGGTCGCCGACTCCGACCGCTGCACCGTCGTCGAGCAGGTAGCCAACGGCGTCTCCATCCGGATGGCCGTGCTGTACCTCCTGCTGGGCGGCAACGAGCCCGCCGTCACCCACACCCGCACCACCGAGGAGAAGTAA
- the pyrR gene encoding bifunctional pyr operon transcriptional regulator/uracil phosphoribosyltransferase PyrR: protein MDTQDPQNPLPSGQNLPQEPQSSDARPVLEGPDIARVLTRIAHEIVERAKGADDVVLLGIPTRGVFLAQRLAAKLAEITDRKIPVGSLDITMYRDDLRMHPPRALARTEIPGDGIDGRLVVLVDDVLFSGRTIRAALDALNDIGRPRAVQLAVLVDRGHRELPIRADYVGKNLPTSLRETVKVQLAEEDGRDTVLLGAKRTAQQ from the coding sequence TCGGGGCAGAACCTGCCCCAGGAACCGCAGTCGTCCGATGCGCGGCCCGTTCTCGAAGGCCCCGACATCGCGCGCGTACTGACGCGGATCGCCCACGAGATCGTCGAGCGCGCCAAGGGCGCCGACGACGTGGTGCTCCTCGGCATTCCGACCCGGGGCGTCTTCCTCGCCCAGCGGCTCGCCGCCAAGCTCGCGGAGATCACCGACCGCAAGATCCCGGTCGGCTCGCTCGACATCACCATGTACCGCGACGACCTGCGCATGCACCCGCCGCGTGCGCTGGCCCGCACCGAGATCCCCGGTGACGGCATCGACGGCCGACTGGTCGTCCTCGTCGACGACGTGCTCTTCTCCGGCCGGACGATCCGCGCGGCGCTCGACGCGCTGAACGACATCGGCCGGCCGCGCGCGGTGCAGCTCGCGGTCCTCGTCGACCGGGGCCACCGCGAACTGCCCATCCGCGCCGACTACGTCGGCAAGAACCTCCCCACGTCGCTGCGGGAGACGGTCAAGGTCCAGCTCGCCGAGGAGGACGGTCGGGACACCGTCCTGCTCGGTGCGAAGCGGACCGCCCAGCAGTAG
- a CDS encoding dihydroorotase, with protein sequence MSKILIRGAKVLGGEPQDVLIDGEIIAEVGAGLSDEGAVVVEAEGKVLLPGLVDLHTHLREPGREDSETVLTGTRAAASGGYTAVFAMANTFPVADTAGVVEQVYRLGQEHGYCDVQPIGAVTVGLEGRKLAELGAMHESAAGVTVFSDDGKCVDDAVIMRRALEYVKAFGGVVAQHAQEPRLTEGAQMNEGIVSAELGLGGWPAVAEESIIARDVLLAEHVGSRVHICHLSTAGSVEIVRWAKSRGIDVTAEVTPHHLLLTDELVRSYNPVYKVNPPLRTERDVLALREALADGTIDIVATDHAPHPHEDKDCEWAAAAMGMVGLETALSVVQETMVTTGLLDWAGVADRMSVKPAKIGQASGHGRPVSAGEPANLTLVDTAYRGSVDPAGFASRSRNTPYEGRELPGRVTHTWLRGKATLVDGKLT encoded by the coding sequence ATGAGCAAGATCCTGATCCGTGGTGCGAAGGTGCTGGGCGGCGAGCCGCAGGACGTGCTGATCGACGGCGAGATCATCGCCGAGGTGGGCGCCGGGCTGTCCGACGAGGGCGCGGTGGTCGTCGAGGCCGAGGGCAAGGTGCTGCTGCCGGGCCTCGTCGATCTCCACACCCATCTGCGCGAACCCGGCCGCGAGGACTCCGAGACCGTGCTCACCGGCACGCGCGCGGCGGCCTCCGGCGGCTACACGGCCGTCTTCGCCATGGCCAACACCTTCCCCGTCGCCGACACCGCCGGTGTGGTCGAGCAGGTCTACCGGCTCGGACAGGAGCACGGCTACTGCGACGTCCAGCCCATCGGCGCCGTCACCGTCGGCCTGGAGGGCAGGAAGCTCGCCGAGCTGGGCGCCATGCACGAGTCGGCCGCCGGGGTCACCGTCTTCTCGGACGACGGCAAGTGCGTCGACGACGCGGTGATCATGCGCCGGGCCCTGGAGTACGTGAAGGCCTTCGGCGGGGTCGTCGCCCAGCACGCGCAGGAGCCGCGCCTCACCGAGGGCGCCCAGATGAACGAGGGCATCGTCTCCGCCGAGCTGGGCCTCGGGGGCTGGCCGGCGGTGGCCGAAGAATCGATCATCGCCCGGGATGTCCTGCTCGCCGAGCACGTCGGCTCCCGCGTCCACATCTGCCACCTCTCGACCGCCGGGTCGGTGGAGATCGTCCGCTGGGCCAAGTCCCGGGGCATCGACGTCACCGCCGAGGTCACCCCGCACCACCTCCTCCTCACCGACGAGCTGGTGCGCAGCTACAACCCGGTCTACAAGGTCAACCCGCCGCTGCGCACCGAGCGCGACGTGCTGGCCCTGCGCGAGGCGCTCGCCGACGGCACCATCGACATCGTCGCCACCGACCACGCCCCGCACCCGCACGAGGACAAGGACTGCGAGTGGGCCGCCGCCGCCATGGGCATGGTCGGCCTGGAGACCGCGCTGTCCGTGGTCCAGGAGACGATGGTCACCACCGGTCTGCTCGACTGGGCGGGCGTCGCGGACCGCATGTCCGTCAAGCCCGCGAAGATCGGACAGGCGTCCGGTCACGGACGTCCCGTCTCGGCAGGTGAGCCCGCCAACCTCACCCTCGTCGACACGGCATACCGTGGGTCGGTGGATCCCGCGGGCTTCGCCTCGCGCAGCCGCAACACCCCCTACGAGGGCCGCGAGCTGCCGGGCCGTGTCACGCACACGTGGCTGCGGGGCAAGGCCACGCTCGTCGACGGGAAGCTCACGTGA
- a CDS encoding PH-like domain-containing protein encodes MTPVILLAAEKESAEVTDWAARIGWVVGLALFVALVYWLMREGWKWRGTLQGDLPELPTRPSPTTTLNGGGKPPLPGMPDEPGEVRLSMNGRYHGSTTAGHWLDRIVAHGLGTRSRVELTLTDAGLDVVRPGASDFFVPAEALREARLDKGIAGKVLTEGGLLVVTWEHGGKPLDSGFRSDRAAEHNEWVETLNQMINKTETEGAR; translated from the coding sequence GTGACACCTGTAATTCTGCTGGCCGCCGAGAAGGAATCGGCCGAGGTCACCGACTGGGCCGCGCGCATCGGCTGGGTCGTCGGACTCGCTCTCTTCGTCGCGCTCGTCTACTGGCTGATGCGCGAGGGCTGGAAGTGGCGGGGCACGCTCCAGGGCGATCTGCCCGAGCTGCCCACCCGCCCGTCGCCCACCACCACCCTCAACGGAGGCGGCAAGCCGCCGCTGCCTGGAATGCCGGACGAGCCCGGTGAGGTGAGACTGAGCATGAACGGCCGCTACCACGGCTCCACCACCGCCGGGCACTGGCTCGACCGGATCGTGGCGCACGGCCTGGGCACCCGCAGCCGGGTCGAGCTGACGCTGACGGACGCGGGCCTGGACGTCGTACGCCCCGGAGCGAGTGACTTCTTCGTCCCGGCCGAGGCCCTGCGCGAGGCCCGGCTCGACAAGGGCATCGCCGGCAAGGTGCTCACCGAGGGCGGACTGCTGGTCGTCACCTGGGAGCACGGCGGCAAGCCGCTCGACTCCGGGTTCCGCTCCGACCGCGCGGCCGAGCACAACGAGTGGGTCGAGACCCTGAACCAGATGATCAACAAGACGGAAACGGAAGGCGCACGATGA